The following are encoded together in the Proteiniphilum saccharofermentans genome:
- a CDS encoding glycan-binding surface protein: MKNNIYYKKIFVFLLFSATLLFFVACEDDDKGKYKMTDGVPTIYYVRPPDIEKADSLLVGAYMGETICLVGDNLTSIQELYFNDIKALLNINYITKNTLLVTVPREVPNEVIDKIVMVLKSGERAEYDFIVRIPAPEVASIKCEQVPEGEDVVLYGDYFFDSQTVPLTIVIGDYTVPKSDIVDIQKTQVTFKSPPMDVKGTISMTTAYGNSGRTKFVFHDDRGILFNFDDYPIVPGWGRPNLIETGPDAISGNYMKFRGELLAGEWISPGDNYQCNFWGEDNGIPTGNLFSSDPATSILKFEVNVLQEWSALPMNIFFGPQASQESALWDDSVPRAQWIPWKETGGSYITDGWVTVSIPIADFRLSGSGVDLEKIPTYFGALNIYIYNRGRVDAVGTDCDPVILIDNVRVVPGE; the protein is encoded by the coding sequence ATGAAAAACAATATATATTATAAAAAAATATTCGTTTTCCTATTGTTTTCGGCAACTTTACTATTCTTTGTTGCCTGTGAGGATGACGATAAGGGGAAGTATAAAATGACAGACGGAGTACCGACTATCTATTATGTCCGTCCGCCCGATATCGAAAAAGCCGATTCTCTATTGGTCGGTGCGTATATGGGAGAAACGATCTGCCTGGTCGGTGATAACCTGACTAGCATTCAGGAACTCTATTTCAATGATATAAAAGCTTTGCTCAACATCAATTATATTACCAAAAATACTTTGTTGGTAACAGTACCGAGAGAAGTACCAAATGAAGTAATCGATAAAATAGTGATGGTACTCAAGTCAGGTGAAAGAGCAGAGTATGATTTTATTGTAAGAATCCCCGCTCCAGAAGTAGCAAGCATTAAATGTGAACAGGTACCCGAAGGAGAAGATGTAGTTCTCTATGGTGATTATTTCTTTGACAGCCAAACGGTACCTTTGACTATTGTGATCGGTGATTATACTGTGCCAAAGAGTGATATTGTGGATATACAGAAAACACAGGTGACATTCAAATCCCCTCCAATGGATGTGAAGGGTACTATCTCTATGACGACAGCTTATGGTAATAGTGGGCGTACCAAGTTCGTATTCCACGATGACCGGGGTATCCTTTTCAATTTCGACGATTATCCGATTGTGCCGGGTTGGGGACGGCCGAACCTCATTGAGACCGGACCTGATGCTATTTCAGGTAATTATATGAAATTCAGAGGTGAACTTCTGGCAGGTGAATGGATAAGCCCGGGTGATAACTACCAGTGTAACTTCTGGGGTGAAGATAACGGTATACCTACCGGAAATCTGTTCTCCAGTGATCCTGCAACATCTATATTGAAATTTGAAGTGAATGTATTGCAAGAGTGGAGTGCCTTGCCTATGAATATTTTCTTCGGTCCGCAAGCTTCACAGGAGAGTGCCTTATGGGATGACTCCGTTCCCCGTGCGCAATGGATACCCTGGAAAGAGACAGGAGGTTCTTATATAACCGACGGATGGGTAACTGTTTCCATTCCAATTGCAGATTTTAGATTAAGTGGTTCGGGAGTGGATCTGGAAAAAATTCCAACATATTTTGGTGCGTTGAATATCTATATTTACAATAGAGGTAGGGTTGACGCTGTTGGTACCGATTGTGATCCTGTCATTCTGATAGATAACGTCCGTGTAGTGCCGGGTGAATAA
- a CDS encoding SusC/RagA family TonB-linked outer membrane protein, translating to MKNIVMLCTALIMSISLMAQQRRITGTVTDSRDNSAMIGVNIMEKGTLNGTVTDIDGNFSLNVTTQNPVLVLSSIGYKALEVNVGNRSSLNITMEEDAEMLEEVVVVGYGTMRKSDLSGASVSVSEEKIKSSIVTNLDQALQGRAAGVTSVMTSGAPGSAVSIRIRGQATINAGAEPLYVVDGVIFQGGSTTGLSLGLNLGNGRGAISPLSTLNPSDIVSMEILKDASATAIYGAQGANGVVLITTKRGQSGKAKFTYEGMFGLQDQARRLDMMNLREYAIYNNSIAATTGGTDGTPEYRDPSLLGKGTDWQDAIFRQALMTQHTISAQGGVDAVQYYVSGSFMDQEGTIVGTDFNRYSFRVNLDANLKPWMKLGLNTMYSKTSERLGRAEGTEGVLTYSLLSPPDIPIYDAYGNYASTVKEGYSRINPIAIAELDKNLLDRQKLNGNIFMDITPLKDLTWHTELGYDISNSRSEQWQPTYNFGSLVQRPINRLTWQRNNNMYWQLKNYLTYNGRIDKHSFTAMVGQEMWESSWEWQRIGAENLPGNEIRNPQLGDQDTYQIADGMGDGAMASFFTRETYNYDDRYLVTYTYRYDGSSNFGPKNRWAGFHSVAGSWRFSNEAFFASLNNVISNGKLRLGWGQTGNSNIGGGLWGASLQMFPTGLGAGYKQAQIANPYVKWETQEQWNLGLDLGFFHDRINLVVDMYDKTANDMLMQLQLPSYFGSRGNANSALTAPMGNYGTINNKGLEISLNTRNFTGNFTWDTDFQISFNKNKLVALSGTDASGIEGYGQWSDVVSISRIGAPLYEFFGYIADGVYANKQEIEDHLWGEIPENGYNRYSTVFVGDIKYRDISGPEGKPDGKINTYDRTGIGSPLPKFTYGLTNTLNYKNLDFTLFVQGSYGNKVFNALSRDLTGMGYWNNQLRKAMDYANLIPIDPDKQYPIQNPYSPTEMINNWFEDIDNVTLSNPDTKMSRAGKSLPYNNQRISTRYIEDGSYLRVKNIVLGYTLPQRMLRKVQIDNVRVYANIQNLWTFTKYSGYDPEVGVNPQDASGYTFGFDQGRYPAPRIITFGVNLSF from the coding sequence ATGAAAAACATTGTTATGTTGTGTACAGCTCTCATTATGAGCATTTCGTTAATGGCACAGCAGCGCAGGATAACCGGGACTGTGACAGACAGTAGGGATAATTCTGCGATGATCGGTGTGAATATTATGGAAAAAGGAACCTTAAACGGTACAGTTACCGATATTGATGGCAACTTTTCCTTGAATGTGACCACGCAAAATCCGGTATTGGTCTTATCCAGTATTGGTTATAAAGCACTTGAAGTCAATGTTGGTAACCGTTCCAGCCTGAATATTACCATGGAAGAGGATGCCGAAATGTTGGAAGAAGTTGTAGTGGTGGGATACGGAACCATGAGAAAGAGTGACCTCTCCGGGGCATCCGTATCTGTGAGTGAAGAGAAGATAAAAAGTTCTATCGTCACTAATCTGGATCAGGCACTGCAGGGACGTGCGGCGGGTGTTACATCGGTGATGACTTCCGGTGCTCCGGGTTCGGCGGTATCTATCCGTATCCGCGGACAGGCTACCATTAATGCAGGGGCTGAACCTTTGTATGTGGTCGATGGAGTTATCTTCCAGGGTGGAAGTACTACCGGTCTCAGTCTGGGATTGAACCTGGGTAATGGTAGAGGAGCCATCTCTCCGCTATCCACGTTAAACCCTTCCGATATTGTCTCCATGGAGATATTGAAGGATGCCTCAGCAACAGCTATCTATGGAGCACAGGGCGCTAACGGTGTTGTCCTGATCACAACCAAACGGGGACAATCAGGAAAAGCAAAGTTTACTTATGAAGGCATGTTCGGTCTGCAAGACCAGGCCCGTCGCCTGGATATGATGAACCTTCGGGAGTATGCGATTTACAATAACTCTATTGCTGCAACAACGGGAGGAACCGACGGGACTCCCGAGTACCGTGATCCCTCCCTGTTAGGAAAAGGTACTGATTGGCAGGATGCGATCTTCCGTCAGGCCTTGATGACCCAGCATACTATTTCTGCACAGGGAGGTGTGGACGCCGTACAGTATTATGTGTCCGGCTCTTTTATGGATCAGGAAGGTACGATTGTAGGTACAGACTTCAACCGTTATTCGTTCAGGGTGAATCTGGATGCCAACCTAAAACCGTGGATGAAGTTAGGTCTGAATACCATGTATTCGAAAACAAGCGAACGATTGGGGCGTGCTGAAGGTACCGAAGGAGTCTTGACCTATTCTCTCCTTTCGCCTCCCGATATACCTATCTATGATGCTTATGGAAACTATGCATCTACTGTGAAAGAGGGTTATAGTCGTATCAATCCGATTGCTATAGCTGAGTTAGATAAGAATCTGCTGGACCGCCAGAAGCTGAATGGGAACATCTTTATGGATATAACTCCTTTGAAAGATTTGACATGGCACACAGAATTAGGTTATGATATCAGCAATTCCCGTTCCGAACAGTGGCAGCCGACCTACAATTTCGGGTCTCTGGTACAACGTCCGATCAACAGGTTAACCTGGCAGCGTAATAATAATATGTATTGGCAGCTTAAGAACTATCTGACTTATAACGGACGGATAGACAAACATTCGTTTACTGCGATGGTAGGCCAGGAAATGTGGGAATCATCATGGGAGTGGCAGCGGATAGGAGCAGAAAATTTACCCGGGAATGAGATACGCAACCCCCAGCTAGGTGATCAGGATACCTACCAGATAGCCGACGGAATGGGGGATGGGGCAATGGCCTCTTTCTTTACGCGTGAGACTTATAATTATGATGACCGCTATCTGGTAACTTATACTTATCGCTATGATGGTTCTTCCAATTTCGGCCCGAAAAACCGTTGGGCGGGGTTCCATTCGGTAGCCGGTTCATGGCGCTTTTCGAATGAGGCCTTCTTTGCCTCGCTGAATAATGTGATTAGTAACGGTAAACTGCGCTTAGGATGGGGACAGACCGGTAACTCCAATATAGGGGGAGGCTTATGGGGAGCAAGCCTTCAGATGTTCCCTACCGGTTTAGGCGCAGGATATAAACAGGCGCAGATTGCCAATCCTTATGTGAAATGGGAGACACAGGAGCAATGGAATCTGGGTCTTGACCTTGGTTTCTTTCACGACCGCATTAATCTGGTCGTAGATATGTATGATAAGACTGCCAATGATATGTTGATGCAGTTACAGTTACCTTCCTATTTCGGGTCGCGAGGAAATGCCAACTCTGCATTGACTGCTCCGATGGGTAACTATGGGACTATCAATAATAAAGGGTTGGAAATCTCATTGAATACACGCAACTTCACCGGTAATTTCACATGGGATACCGATTTCCAGATCTCCTTCAACAAGAACAAACTGGTCGCGCTTTCGGGTACCGATGCTTCCGGGATAGAGGGGTACGGACAATGGAGTGATGTGGTTAGTATTTCGAGAATAGGCGCACCGTTGTATGAGTTTTTCGGCTATATAGCAGATGGAGTCTATGCGAATAAACAGGAAATAGAGGACCATCTCTGGGGTGAGATCCCGGAAAACGGCTATAATCGTTATTCTACCGTGTTTGTAGGCGATATAAAATATAGGGATATCAGCGGTCCGGAAGGGAAACCGGATGGTAAAATCAATACTTATGATCGTACGGGGATAGGTTCGCCGCTCCCTAAATTTACTTACGGATTGACTAATACCCTCAACTATAAGAATTTAGACTTCACCTTGTTTGTGCAGGGAAGCTATGGTAATAAAGTATTTAATGCCCTGAGCCGCGACCTTACCGGCATGGGATATTGGAACAATCAGTTGAGGAAAGCGATGGATTATGCCAATCTGATCCCTATAGATCCTGATAAACAGTATCCGATACAAAATCCCTATAGTCCGACAGAAATGATCAACAATTGGTTTGAGGATATCGATAATGTGACACTTTCGAATCCAGACACAAAAATGTCACGTGCCGGTAAGAGTTTACCTTATAATAATCAACGTATCAGCACCAGATATATCGAAGACGGATCTTATCTGCGGGTAAAAAATATTGTGCTGGGTTATACTCTTCCGCAAAGGATGCTCCGCAAGGTACAGATAGATAATGTACGGGTATATGCCAATATCCAGAACCTATGGACATTTACCAAATATTCGGGTTATGATCCTGAAGTGGGAGTAAATCCGCAGGATGCTTCCGGCTATACATTCGGGTTTGATCAAGGGCGCTATCCTGCTCCCAGGATTATCACTTTTGGGGTTAATTTATCGTTTTAA
- a CDS encoding RagB/SusD family nutrient uptake outer membrane protein, producing MQRINKLLLIVAIGIGMISCEDFLNRPDKANYTLSDFYQNDEQCFQAVNPLYTVPWFDFFRGWLRVGDCQSGNYFMDGNGFWMLTPNEDMEEVKSMSASLWAVNARANTVLENINLYAGSGTTEVGRNAAKGEALVWKAMAYFYMVRIYGAVPIVHNNTELLATGEYNGLFRAKIDNVYDYIVMTLEKAVEWLPEKSHQAGRIDRYSAYGLLAKVYLAKSGYGQNGTRNQDDLDKAREYARKVVRESGRVLEPVYADIFRGSKNLSDESLIAWRWVVAGETYWTASNDLQADLVSSAFSEFSGWGSWGGPSLDLQEAFGEIFDGSTLSGAISPNRQNTDRRRKATMMMYGDVYEYFWRDHPTKEGADGQPVSFPNGFDFAKFYGKVVGDFNSSTGANCVKHIVGNNADHLGEFGIPMMDRKSNLATHILRLGDVYLVYAEAILGNNASTSDPEALYAFNEIRKRAGVAQKTSITFDDLFKERRLELAFEGDFWYDFVRLSYYKPDEALARLNAQNRKNYTGLNTYYLDEGWKTWGQGGENSYPKDDNGKPSPRINAEQPDGKPFTLSKFTMPFPSTDLAMNPNLAKDPVDYDLSQYTYE from the coding sequence ATGCAAAGAATAAATAAACTGCTACTTATTGTAGCGATCGGAATAGGGATGATCTCCTGCGAGGATTTTTTAAATCGTCCCGATAAAGCCAATTATACATTGTCTGATTTTTATCAGAACGATGAGCAATGTTTCCAGGCAGTAAATCCACTCTATACTGTGCCTTGGTTCGATTTTTTCCGTGGATGGCTTCGTGTAGGCGATTGCCAGTCGGGTAATTACTTTATGGATGGCAACGGCTTCTGGATGCTTACTCCCAACGAAGATATGGAAGAGGTGAAAAGTATGTCCGCATCTTTATGGGCTGTGAATGCACGTGCCAATACCGTGCTGGAAAATATTAACCTTTATGCCGGATCCGGTACTACCGAAGTGGGACGTAATGCCGCCAAAGGTGAAGCATTGGTGTGGAAAGCAATGGCCTATTTTTATATGGTTCGTATCTATGGTGCAGTACCTATTGTCCATAATAATACCGAACTGTTGGCTACCGGAGAATACAATGGATTATTCCGTGCCAAAATTGACAATGTATATGATTATATTGTCATGACGTTGGAAAAAGCCGTTGAATGGTTACCGGAAAAGTCACATCAGGCAGGACGGATCGATAGATATTCTGCCTATGGCTTACTGGCAAAAGTGTATCTTGCTAAATCGGGTTATGGCCAAAACGGTACACGCAACCAGGATGATCTTGACAAAGCCAGGGAATATGCACGTAAAGTGGTACGCGAAAGCGGGAGGGTTCTGGAACCGGTGTATGCCGATATTTTCAGGGGTAGCAAAAACCTTTCTGATGAAAGCCTTATCGCATGGCGTTGGGTGGTAGCCGGTGAAACCTATTGGACAGCGTCCAACGACCTGCAGGCCGACCTTGTATCCAGTGCGTTCAGTGAATTCAGCGGATGGGGAAGCTGGGGTGGACCCTCGCTCGACTTACAGGAAGCATTTGGAGAGATTTTTGACGGGTCAACCCTTTCGGGAGCCATCTCGCCTAACCGGCAAAATACCGACAGACGGCGGAAAGCTACCATGATGATGTATGGTGACGTATATGAATATTTCTGGCGTGATCATCCTACCAAGGAGGGGGCCGACGGACAACCGGTGAGTTTCCCGAATGGATTTGATTTTGCAAAATTCTACGGAAAGGTAGTGGGAGACTTCAATAGCTCCACCGGAGCTAACTGTGTAAAACATATTGTAGGTAACAATGCCGACCATCTTGGAGAATTCGGCATTCCGATGATGGACAGGAAAAGTAATCTGGCTACCCATATTTTGCGTTTGGGGGATGTATATCTGGTATATGCCGAAGCTATTCTGGGAAATAACGCTTCTACTTCAGATCCTGAAGCCTTGTATGCATTCAATGAAATACGGAAACGTGCCGGTGTTGCCCAAAAAACATCCATTACGTTTGACGATTTATTCAAGGAACGCCGCCTCGAATTGGCTTTCGAAGGTGATTTCTGGTACGACTTTGTACGCCTGAGTTACTATAAACCTGATGAGGCGTTGGCCAGACTGAATGCCCAAAATCGCAAGAATTATACGGGATTAAACACCTATTATCTGGATGAGGGGTGGAAAACCTGGGGACAGGGAGGTGAGAACAGTTATCCAAAAGATGATAATGGCAAACCATCTCCCCGTATTAATGCTGAACAGCCCGATGGAAAGCCATTTACATTAAGTAAATTTACCATGCCCTTCCCCTCTACCGATTTGGCGATGAACCCCAATCTGGCAAAAGATCCCGTGGATTATGATTTAAGTCAGTATACATACGAATAA
- a CDS encoding glycan-binding surface protein codes for MNKRFNIASFGMMCLILVSALFIVSACDNGDDLSTDQMTDTGITVKAFGPSPALRGGELRFVGTNVDKATAVVIPGVPEITEFTKKEKTEVRVIIPQTAQPGYVILRTSQGDITPKTMLTFLEPIVIESITSSKVKAGDEFEIKGDYLNLIARVVFQENVAVDSTDFVSQSREKIIVKVPLKARSGEIMIANGEEIPIEVYSGDLLADIVEPVITSVTPSTVKAGSDVNIAGTDFDLVEKVIFGGEKNASKFTVSEDKKSITATVPADAQDGPVMLVAYSGAEIVSETSLTLKMPVAAIENKKVKNGENITVTGTDLDLVTAVWFDELEAEFSYADGKLSVTVPETAVSNHIKFVTASSKDLSITGITYVVPAISSIAPTSITAGDNITITGTDLDLVREIIFSTGEGTVSVALTSAPDPNSITIQSPFTATSGKVDLKTVNETIVTSSQSLTIAPALLAAITEMPEAVKPGALVTVKGINLSTVTKIEFRYKNGTIIPATSFLPNQDGTSLQMYAPAALGKVDLILINPVGPSVAYPLSIGLTDPIADPSLIIFDFEDVGGNNVLNNACDWGGICGVKGGDESGHFFEVMPTSTNITGYWYIADNWIEAPYPSISGITDYVLKMDIRLKNDIPVPSGWHVLNIRIAGNVEYNIMPYLQKGSVYTTEGEWKTITIPLTDIPGLSDPTSTGGDWGLIYNKDASVSFPTVGLCIDNIRYELK; via the coding sequence ATGAACAAAAGATTTAATATAGCATCATTTGGGATGATGTGTCTTATATTGGTAAGTGCCCTTTTTATTGTCTCTGCCTGTGATAATGGAGATGATCTGAGTACCGATCAGATGACAGACACCGGGATTACAGTCAAAGCCTTCGGCCCCAGTCCTGCCTTGCGGGGGGGAGAGTTGCGATTTGTAGGTACAAATGTTGATAAGGCCACTGCTGTGGTGATCCCCGGAGTTCCCGAGATAACCGAATTTACCAAAAAGGAAAAAACGGAGGTACGGGTAATTATTCCACAGACCGCGCAACCCGGTTATGTGATCCTGCGTACGTCGCAAGGTGATATCACACCGAAAACAATGCTAACTTTCTTGGAACCTATTGTCATTGAGTCTATAACCTCTTCGAAAGTGAAGGCAGGTGACGAGTTCGAGATAAAGGGAGATTACCTGAATCTGATTGCCCGGGTAGTTTTTCAGGAGAATGTAGCAGTTGATTCGACTGATTTCGTCAGTCAAAGCCGTGAAAAGATCATTGTAAAAGTACCGCTTAAAGCGCGCTCGGGTGAAATAATGATAGCCAATGGCGAAGAGATCCCTATCGAGGTTTATTCAGGAGATCTGCTGGCGGATATCGTAGAGCCGGTAATTACATCCGTAACCCCGTCTACGGTAAAAGCGGGTTCGGATGTCAACATTGCAGGTACTGATTTCGATTTGGTAGAAAAAGTTATTTTTGGAGGTGAAAAAAACGCATCCAAATTTACCGTAAGCGAGGATAAAAAGAGTATTACCGCAACTGTGCCGGCTGACGCGCAGGATGGTCCGGTCATGTTGGTTGCCTATTCGGGTGCCGAAATAGTAAGCGAAACAAGCCTTACGCTAAAGATGCCCGTTGCCGCGATAGAAAATAAGAAGGTGAAAAACGGTGAAAACATTACCGTCACCGGAACTGATCTCGATTTGGTAACTGCTGTCTGGTTCGATGAACTGGAAGCAGAGTTTTCTTATGCAGACGGTAAATTATCCGTAACCGTTCCTGAAACGGCCGTAAGCAATCATATCAAATTTGTGACTGCTTCCTCGAAAGACCTTTCGATAACGGGTATCACTTATGTGGTACCGGCCATATCGTCAATCGCACCCACAAGTATTACTGCCGGAGATAATATCACCATTACCGGAACAGACCTGGATCTGGTGCGTGAAATTATTTTCAGCACAGGGGAAGGTACTGTATCAGTGGCTCTGACTTCTGCCCCTGATCCAAACAGTATTACCATACAATCTCCTTTTACGGCGACCAGTGGTAAGGTTGACCTGAAGACGGTAAACGAAACCATTGTGACCTCGTCGCAATCACTCACTATCGCTCCGGCATTACTGGCAGCGATAACAGAAATGCCGGAAGCGGTAAAACCGGGTGCTTTGGTGACGGTAAAAGGTATTAATTTAAGTACAGTAACGAAAATAGAATTCCGTTATAAGAATGGGACAATAATACCGGCCACCAGCTTTTTACCCAACCAGGACGGTACATCGTTACAGATGTATGCTCCGGCTGCATTGGGGAAAGTTGACCTGATCCTGATCAATCCTGTGGGTCCTTCAGTGGCTTATCCTTTGTCGATTGGATTGACTGATCCTATAGCGGATCCTTCATTGATTATTTTCGATTTTGAAGATGTAGGTGGTAACAATGTTCTGAATAATGCATGTGACTGGGGAGGAATATGCGGTGTGAAAGGCGGAGATGAAAGCGGTCATTTCTTCGAGGTGATGCCGACAAGTACGAATATCACCGGCTATTGGTATATCGCTGATAACTGGATAGAAGCTCCTTATCCGAGCATTTCGGGAATCACGGATTATGTACTTAAAATGGATATTCGCCTTAAGAACGATATCCCGGTTCCCTCGGGCTGGCATGTACTTAATATACGGATTGCAGGGAATGTGGAATATAATATTATGCCTTACCTTCAAAAAGGCTCTGTGTATACAACCGAAGGAGAGTGGAAGACAATAACTATTCCTTTAACTGATATCCCGGGTTTGTCCGATCCTACTTCAACGGGGGGCGATTGGGGTCTTATCTATAATAAAGATGCTTCTGTGTCTTTCCCCACCGTTGGTTTGTGTATCGATAATATCCGTTACGAACTTAAATAA
- a CDS encoding glycosyl hydrolase, with protein sequence MSRNFFYIYLLLVLCFGSSCKGEDAVDPPVFLYTRPDDKSVDVPLNQEVSVGYDTEIVLADNHGITVNNEKANVTANSRKLLFSLTLETGTTYDIVIPEGAVRNSSGGKAAAARFSFTTISDNSRYEAEKATLTGNAAIENTLGNYSGSGYVNQKEGDLVFKVNVPKSGRYEVLFRYANDNQRKENDLWVNDVKLSSIVFDATYSWKNNSMNIFFREGTNTLAIKKNWGWTYYDYIEINPAPEATPFNISLDLVTASPSKEAMNLYNFLKENFGKKVISGAMANYSTGIEEALWMYDNTGKWPALACFDLINYTTSWGVGDYTEMTANVEDWWDNNGIVSIMWHWRDPLKKTDAFYTEGTSFDISKITDPNSDEYKAMIDDIDAIAGYLKQFKEKNIPVLWRPLHEASGGWFWWGAKGAAPCKALWKLMFDRLVDHHQLNNLIWVWTSDASDSAVDWYPGDAYVDVIGMDIYPGENQHGSQYVNFDRVKALFESRKILALSECGSIPSVDAMFEYGDIWSWVMPWNGNYTRDDKHNGATFLNSFLNSDKVITRDGMPDLK encoded by the coding sequence ATGAGCAGAAATTTTTTCTATATTTATTTATTATTGGTATTATGCTTTGGATCCTCGTGTAAAGGTGAAGATGCGGTCGATCCGCCTGTATTTCTTTATACGAGGCCTGATGATAAAAGTGTGGATGTACCGTTAAACCAGGAAGTGAGTGTGGGCTATGATACCGAAATAGTACTGGCGGATAACCATGGGATTACAGTAAACAATGAAAAGGCGAATGTGACGGCAAATAGCAGGAAATTGTTGTTTTCCCTCACCTTGGAAACCGGTACAACATATGATATCGTGATCCCAGAAGGAGCCGTCCGGAATAGTTCCGGAGGGAAAGCCGCTGCTGCTCGTTTTTCATTCACCACCATTTCAGATAACAGCCGCTACGAAGCGGAAAAGGCGACGCTGACCGGTAATGCGGCTATCGAGAATACACTTGGGAACTATTCTGGCTCAGGATATGTCAATCAAAAAGAGGGTGATCTGGTTTTTAAAGTGAATGTTCCGAAGTCGGGGAGATACGAGGTGCTCTTCCGTTATGCCAACGATAACCAACGAAAAGAAAACGACTTGTGGGTTAATGATGTGAAGCTATCTTCCATTGTTTTTGACGCCACTTATAGTTGGAAAAATAATTCTATGAATATCTTTTTTCGGGAAGGAACCAATACGCTTGCCATAAAAAAGAATTGGGGATGGACTTACTATGATTATATTGAAATCAATCCTGCTCCTGAAGCCACTCCATTTAATATATCCCTGGATCTGGTAACGGCATCGCCGTCGAAAGAAGCAATGAATCTGTATAATTTTTTAAAAGAAAATTTCGGGAAAAAAGTGATTTCAGGTGCTATGGCCAATTACAGTACAGGGATCGAAGAAGCCCTGTGGATGTATGACAATACAGGCAAATGGCCCGCTTTGGCATGCTTCGACCTTATCAATTATACTACATCGTGGGGGGTGGGTGATTATACGGAAATGACGGCCAACGTGGAGGATTGGTGGGACAACAACGGAATTGTTTCCATCATGTGGCATTGGCGCGATCCCTTGAAAAAGACCGATGCATTCTATACGGAAGGTACATCTTTCGATATATCAAAAATCACGGATCCCAATTCTGATGAATACAAGGCGATGATAGATGATATCGATGCCATTGCTGGTTATCTGAAACAATTCAAAGAGAAAAATATTCCTGTTTTGTGGCGCCCGTTGCATGAAGCTTCCGGCGGTTGGTTCTGGTGGGGTGCTAAAGGTGCGGCTCCCTGTAAGGCGTTGTGGAAACTTATGTTCGACAGGCTTGTGGATCATCATCAGCTGAATAACCTGATTTGGGTCTGGACGTCGGATGCTTCGGATAGCGCCGTCGATTGGTATCCGGGTGATGCCTATGTGGATGTGATCGGTATGGATATATATCCCGGAGAAAATCAGCATGGCTCTCAATATGTGAACTTCGACAGAGTCAAAGCATTATTCGAAAGCCGGAAAATACTGGCTTTAAGTGAATGTGGATCTATCCCTTCGGTGGATGCTATGTTCGAATATGGCGATATCTGGTCGTGGGTGATGCCGTGGAACGGTAATTATACCCGTGACGATAAGCATAACGGGGCAACTTTCCTGAATAGTTTCCTGAATAGTGATAAGGTCATTACCCGTGATGGGATGCCGGATTTAAAATAA